A genomic stretch from Theropithecus gelada isolate Dixy chromosome 2, Tgel_1.0, whole genome shotgun sequence includes:
- the ALAS1 gene encoding 5-aminolevulinate synthase, nonspecific, mitochondrial: MSGFFPNIPSPPGFFPQEPAYFLNMETVVRRCPFLSRVPQAFLQKAGKSLLFYAQNCPKMMEVGAKPAPRALSTAAVHYQQIKETSPASEKDKTAKAKVQQAPDGSQQSPDGTQLPSGHPLPATSQGTASKCPFLAAQMNQRGSSVFCKASLELQEDVQEMNAVRKEVAETSASPSVVSVKTDGGDPSGLLKNFQDIMQKQRPERVSHLLQDNLPKSVSTFQYDRFFEKKIDEKKNDHTYRVFKTVNRRAHIFPMADDYSDSLITKKQVSVWCSNDYLGMSRHPRVCGAVMDTLKQHGAGAGGTRNISGTSKFHVDLERELADLHGKDAALLFSSCFVANDSTLFTLAKMMPGCEIYSDSGNHASMIQGIRNSRVPKYIFRHNDVSHLRELLQRSDPSVPKIVAFETVHSMDGAVCPLEELCDVAHEFGAITFVDEVHAVGLYGARGGGIGDRDGVMPKMDIISGTLDEQTTGNPSPLQEPLYLSQKEDGSLDFPTAMSWGVGQKQASKGCP, translated from the exons ATGAGTGGTTTCTTCCCTAACATCCCTTCTCCACCTGGAT TCTTTCCACAGGAGCCAGCATACTTCTTGAACATGGAGACTGTTGTTCGCCGCTGCCCATTCTTATCCCGAGTCCCCCAGGCCTTTCTGCAGAAAGCAGGCAAATCTCTGTTGTTCTATGCCCAAAACTGCCCCAAGATGATGGAAGTTGGGGCCAAGCCAGCCCCTCGGGCATTGTCCACTGCAGCAGTACACTACCAACAGATCAAAGAAACCTCTCCGGCCAGTGAGA AAGACAAAACTGCCAAAGCCAAGGTCCAACAGGCTCCTGATGGATCCCAGCAGAGTCCAGATGGCACACAGCTTCCATCTGGACACCCCTTGCCTGCCACAAGCCAGGGCACTGCAAGCAAATGCCCTTTCCTGGCAGCACAGATGAATCAGAGAGGCAGCAGTGTCTTCTGCAAAGCCAGTCTTGAGCTTCAGGAGGATGTGCAGGAAATGAATGCCGTGAGGAAAG AGGTTGCTGAAACCTCAGCAAGCCCCAGTGTGGTTAGTGTGAAAACTGATGGAGGGGATCCCAGTGGGCTGCTGAAGAACTTCCAGGACATCATGCAAAAGCAAAGACCAGAAAGAGTGTCTCATCTTCTTCAAGATAACTTGCCAAAAT CTGTTTCCACTTTTCAGTATGATCgtttctttgagaaaaaaattgatgagAAAAAGAATGACCACACCTATCGAGTTTTTAAAACTGTGAACCGGCGAGCACACATCTTCCCGATGGCAGATGACTATTCAGACTCCCTCATCACCAAAAAGCAGGTGTCAGTCTGGTGCAGTAATGACTACCTAGGAATGAGTCGCCACCCACGGGTGTGTGGGGCAGTTAT ggaCACTTTGAAACAACATGGTGCTGGGGCAGGTGGTACTAGAAATATTTCTGGAACTAGTAAATTCCATGTGGACTTAGAGCGGGAGCTGGCAGACCTCCATGGGAAAGATGCTGCACTCTTGTTTTCCTCGTGCTTTGTGGCCAATGACTCAACCCTCTTCACCCTGGCTAAGATGATGCCAG GCTGTGAGATTTACTCTGATTCTGGGAACCATGCCTCCATGATCCAAGGGATTCGAAACAGCCGAGTGCCAAAGTACATCTTCCGCCACAATGATGTCAGCCATCTCAGAGAACTGCTGCAAAGATCTGACCCTTCAGTCCCCAAGATTGTGGCATTTGAAACTGTCCATTCAATGGATG GGGCAGTGTGCCCACTGGAAGAGCTGTGTGATGTGGCCCATGAGTTTGGAGCAATCACCTTCGTGGATGAGGTCCACGCAGTGGGGCTGTACGGGGCTCGAGGCGGAGGGATTGGGGATCGGGATGGAGTCATGCCAAAAATGGACATCATTTCTGGAACACTTG